Within Streptomyces sp. SS1-1, the genomic segment GGCTGTTCCTCTTCGGCGGGCTGATCGTGATGGGTTCGCTGATCACGCCGGACGGGCCCGCGTCGTTCGGCTGGTTCGCCTACGCGCCGCTCAACAGCCTCGAACGCTCCCCCGGCATCGGACCCGACCTGTGGATCATGGGCCTGGCCCTGGCCGGCTTCGGCACGATCCTGGGCGCCGTCAACTTCATCACGACGATCATCGGGATGCGCGCGCCCGGGATGACGATGTTCCGGATGCCGATCTTCACGTGGAACACGCTGTTCACGTCGATCCTCATCCTGATGGCGTTCCCGGTGCTGGCCGCCGCGCTGCTCGTGCTGGAGGCGGACCGCCGGTTCGGCTCGGTGGTGTTCGAGGCGGGCAACGGCGGGGCGCTGCTGTGGCAGCACCTGTTCTGGTTCTTCGGGCATCCCGAGGTCTACATCATCGCGCTGCCGTTCTTCGGCATCATCACGGAGATCATCCCGGTCTTCAGCCGGAAGCCGATCTTCGGCTATCTGACGCTGGTCGGCGCGACGATGGCGATCACCGGGCTGTCGATCGTGGTGTGGGCGCACCACATGTTCGTCACGGGCGCGGTGCTGCTGCCGTTCTTCTCCTTCATGAGCTTCCTGATCGCGGTGCCCACCGGCGTGAAGTTCTTCAACTGGACCGGGACCATGATCAAGGGATCGCTGTCCTTCGAGACACCGATGCTCTGGGCGACGGGCTTCCTGGTGACGTTCCTGTTCGGCGGGCTGACCGGGGTGATCCTCGCGTCGCCGCCGCTGGACTTCCATGTGTCCGACACCTACTTCGTGGTCGCCCACTTCCACTACGTCGTGTTCGGCACCGTGGTGTTCGCGATCTTCGCGGGGTTCCACTTCTGGTGGCCCAAGTTCACCGGGAAGATGCTCGACGAACGGCTCGGCAAGATCCACTTCTGGACGCTGTTCGTCGGCTTCCACACCACGTTCCTGGTGCAGCACTGGCTGGGCGCGGAGGGCATGCCCCGCCGGTACGCCGACTACCTCGCCGCCGACGGCTTCACCACCCTCAACACGGTCTCGACGATCGGCGCGTTCCTGCTCGGCCTGTCGACGCTGCCGTTCCTCTACAACGTCTGGAGGACGGCCCGGTACGGCGAGAAGGTCGAGGTCGACGACCCCTGGGGGTACGGCCGCTCCCTGGAGTGGGCGACCTCCTGCCCGCCGCCCCGGCACAACTTCACGACGCTGCCGCGCATCCGTTCGGAGGCCCCGGCGTTCGACCTGCACCATCCGCAGCACGCGCTGGAGGCGCCGCAGCCCGAGCCGCCGTCCCACCAAGCGTCGTCCTGACCGCTAACCGGCTCTCGACGCTCAGGTTGCCCTGCCGGGTCACATAGGGGACGCGGGACGCCGACGGGTGGACGTCCATGTCGCCCGACACCACCCGGGCGTCCGGGTTCTCCGCGGTAACGCTGGCGTACGCGTCCCAGTGGCCCTCCGGCAGGACCACGCTGCTGGGCAGGGCGGCGCGCAGCCGGCCCCGGGCCGCCGGGGCGAGCGGCAGCATGACCTCCTCGGGCCCCTCGCGGTGGCGCAGCACGAGATGGGCCGTGTCGTTCGCGTCGGGGGCGGTGACGTCGAACGTCAGCCCGCCGGCCGAGTCGGCGATGCAGTCGGCGCGCAGGGGCGCGGCCTGCGGCACGGTCGTCATGCGCTGCGGTTCCTCCTCGGCTCTGGGCTACGTCGGTTGGACCGGCGATGCCGCCGTTTGGTTGCCCCTCAGGGCCGGTACGGCAGTTGCGGCACCTCGAAGCACGTGCGGTTCATGTCTCCCTGGGAGACCCAGCCCCGGCCGTCCTCCCAGCGGGCCACCGACAGACAGGTCCGGCGGCTCTTCGGCGGCTCGGGCAGCCGCTCGAACACGACGGGGAGCAGCAGCCCGCCCGCGGTGAACCCCTCACCGCGGTTGATGTGGTCGTCCACGCACGCGCGGGTGACGCCCCGGTCCGCGCACGCCCGCGCCGCCTCGGTGAACCAGCGGGCCGCCGCCCAGCCCTCCAACTGCCACTGGGAGTGCGCCGGGAGCCCTTTCGTCGCGTCCCGGAACTCGCGTACGGCGGGGTGGGCGGTGTCCTCGAAGTTGCGGGACGAGCCAGTCGCCCACAGGGCGTTGCGGCAGCGCGGGGCGTCCTTGTAGTCCTCGGC encodes:
- the ctaD gene encoding cytochrome c oxidase subunit I, with translation MGTQTVPATARPVRSGRPGGRVVVDWLTTTDHKKIGHLYLITSFVFFLAGGLMALLMRAELARPGTQIVSNEQFNQLFTMHGTIMLLLFATPTFAGFANELMPLQIGAPDVAFPRLNMFSYWLFLFGGLIVMGSLITPDGPASFGWFAYAPLNSLERSPGIGPDLWIMGLALAGFGTILGAVNFITTIIGMRAPGMTMFRMPIFTWNTLFTSILILMAFPVLAAALLVLEADRRFGSVVFEAGNGGALLWQHLFWFFGHPEVYIIALPFFGIITEIIPVFSRKPIFGYLTLVGATMAITGLSIVVWAHHMFVTGAVLLPFFSFMSFLIAVPTGVKFFNWTGTMIKGSLSFETPMLWATGFLVTFLFGGLTGVILASPPLDFHVSDTYFVVAHFHYVVFGTVVFAIFAGFHFWWPKFTGKMLDERLGKIHFWTLFVGFHTTFLVQHWLGAEGMPRRYADYLAADGFTTLNTVSTIGAFLLGLSTLPFLYNVWRTARYGEKVEVDDPWGYGRSLEWATSCPPPRHNFTTLPRIRSEAPAFDLHHPQHALEAPQPEPPSHQASS